A segment of the Pyruvatibacter sp. genome:
CGGCCGGTGATTTTTTCGGCTCACGGTGTACCCAAGTCAGTTCCTGCGGACGCTGAGCAGCGCGGCATGTTTTATCTGGACGCCACCTGCCCGCTGGTTTCCAAGGTGCATGTGGAGGCCAATCGTCACTTCGAGGAAGGCCGCCACATTCTGATGATCGGCCATGAGGGGCACCCGGAAGTGGAAGGCACGCTTGGCCAGTTACCTGATGGTGCGATTACGCTGATTGAAACCGTGGGTGACGCAAACTCTGTCACCCCCCCGGACCCCCAAAACCTTGCTTACGTGACACAAACCACGCTGTCGCTCGACGATACGCTGGCAGTTGTCGAAACTCTCAAGAAGCGCTTTCCGGCCATTCGCGGACCGCACAAAAACGATATCTGTTACGCGACCACCAACCGGCAGGCGGCAGTCAAGGCTATCGCGGAAAGCTGCGATACGCTGTTTGTGGTGGGTGCGCCCAATTCCTCAAACTCGGTTCGGCTGGTGGAAGTTGCCGAGAAAGCGGGCTGCACAACGGCGCAACTGGTGCAAAAGGCATCTGAAGTTGACTGGACAGCCCTTGAAACTGCTGTTGCCGCACGCAACGGCGGCCGGTTTGTTGTGGGCCTGACGGCGGGTGCCTCAGCTCCCGAATCGCTGGTTCAGGGTGTCATTGATGAGATTTCCCGCCGCTTTGCCGTCACCACCGAAGAAGTAACGGTGTCGTCCGAGGACGTAATCTTCAAGCTGCCCAAGCAACTGATTGCTTCGTGACACGGGTGTGCTGATGTGTTGCGCCTTTGCGCGCGAGCCTGATACGACAAGCAATGGCGGTTTACACAGAGATTCCCGACGATGCACTGGCGGACTTCATGTCGCGCTACGACATCGGCACGCTTAGTTCCATCAAGGGCATTGCCGAGGGCGTCGAAAACTCGAACTTTCTGCTGCACACCACCACCTCGCCCTACATTCTGACCCTGTATGAAAAACGCACGGCGGAAAGCGACCTGCCGTTTTTTCTGGGGCTGATGGAGCATCTCGCAGCGCGAGGTCTCGCCTGCCCTGTGCCGGTACATGCACGCGACGGAACCCTGCTGCACCGGCTTGCGGGGCGTCCGGCGGCGCTTGTGACTTTTCTTGAGGGCATGGACGTGAAACGCCCGACCGCAGCGCACTGCGCACAGGTTGGCAGCGCCCTTGCCGCCATGCACGAGGCAGGCAGCGACTTTTCAATGACGCGCCCCAACGCGCTTTCGGTCGCGGGGTGGCATACTCTCGCAGACACCGTGGCCGGGCGCGCTGACCGTGTGAGCGAAGGGCTGGGCGCGCTGATTGCGGATGAGTTGGCGCTGATGGCGGCACACTGGCCAAATGATCTGCCGACCGGCGTCATTCATGCCGACCTTTTTCCAGACAACGTGTTCTTCATCGGCGCGGAACTG
Coding sequences within it:
- a CDS encoding homoserine kinase, producing the protein MAVYTEIPDDALADFMSRYDIGTLSSIKGIAEGVENSNFLLHTTTSPYILTLYEKRTAESDLPFFLGLMEHLAARGLACPVPVHARDGTLLHRLAGRPAALVTFLEGMDVKRPTAAHCAQVGSALAAMHEAGSDFSMTRPNALSVAGWHTLADTVAGRADRVSEGLGALIADELALMAAHWPNDLPTGVIHADLFPDNVFFIGAELSGLIDFYFACTDAYAYDIAICLNAWCFEADDSFNVTKGRALLSGYNKVRSLDDAEADALPLLARGAALRFLLTRLVDWLDGPQDALVKPKDPREYLKRLRFHQHAVGAADYGYGG
- the ispH gene encoding 4-hydroxy-3-methylbut-2-enyl diphosphate reductase, yielding MTQRPPVSILLAAPRGFCAGVDRAILMVERAIEKYGAPVFVRHEIVHNRHVVEELERKGAVFVEELDEISDPSRPVIFSAHGVPKSVPADAEQRGMFYLDATCPLVSKVHVEANRHFEEGRHILMIGHEGHPEVEGTLGQLPDGAITLIETVGDANSVTPPDPQNLAYVTQTTLSLDDTLAVVETLKKRFPAIRGPHKNDICYATTNRQAAVKAIAESCDTLFVVGAPNSSNSVRLVEVAEKAGCTTAQLVQKASEVDWTALETAVAARNGGRFVVGLTAGASAPESLVQGVIDEISRRFAVTTEEVTVSSEDVIFKLPKQLIAS